One stretch of Prunus persica cultivar Lovell chromosome G1, Prunus_persica_NCBIv2, whole genome shotgun sequence DNA includes these proteins:
- the LOC18793170 gene encoding ATPase family AAA domain-containing protein At1g05910, with protein sequence MHKRSDGPASEPVRTSGRVRRRPTAYGRSMYYYNTSTSSLIQKRRNRKNKTKTRTAASHIAKIMRHGSRSQRSTQPSTPPDSNNHNAEASNLRRSTRKRKETKNRDLYTTDDSSGSEDLDIMKATGKSMKNQVHNSACKDEPSSPKHKKILETRQTPRREGLRPRRLKSSREQLVLRFDDEQDTSEEKIDQEETENGNDIEYNEADDGQNEGDGEDVGDGDGDDDGDGDGDEDGDDEEGEEEQDGRRRYDLRNRADVRKLRPRSPRRVLRQGMGTKVGRDVRKGGSRVHKRHRMTRTDDSDDSLLVDELDQGPAIPWGRGGSRSGPPWLFGGLDTHGTTAWGLNVAASGWGHQGDAFATLTSGIQTAGPSSKGGADIQPLQVDESVSFDDIGGLSEYIDALKEMVFFPLLYPDFFASYHITPPRGVLLCGPPGTGKTLIARALACAASKAGQKVSFYMRKGADVLSKWVGEAERQLKLLFEEAQRNQPSIIFFDEIDGLAPVRSSKQEQIHNSIVSTLLALMDGLDSRGQVVLIGATNRIDAIDGALRRPGRFDREFNFPLPGCEARSEILDIHTRKWKHPPSRELKLELAASCVGYCGADLKALCTEAAIRAFREKYPQVYTSDDKFVIDVDSVKVEKYHFVEAMSTITPAAHRGAVVHSRPLSLVVAPCLQRHLRKSMNYISDIFPPLAVTSQLTKLAMLSSGSAIPLVYRPRLLLCGGEGSGLDHLGPAILHELEKFPVHSLGLPSLLSDPSAKTPDEALVHIFGEARRTTPSILYLPQLNLWWETAHEQLRAVLLTLLEELPSDLPILLLATLSVPPAEVDATASSIFSDRSVYQLGKPSTEDRFLFFDRLIEAALSVLLEGITKKPQESVSVPELPKAPKVASGPKVSELKAKVEAEQHALRRLRMCLRDVCNRLLYDKRFGAFHYPVSEEDAPNYRTIIQNPIDVAKLLQNVDSGQYITCSSFLQDVDLIVSNAKAYNGDDYNGARIVSRAHELRDAVHGMLSQMDPALVAYCDKIAAEGGPEHIPDGLGVSTFPVIPVVQLGTVTRASARLRNVQLEVPVDQNYEACRRPKRNVEPQLEVPVDQNYEALKQPKRNVEPQLEVHVDENYEVLKWPNRNVEPAHAASTAEDKSWLQDSILSKSSQGPETNETNPEVPESSHQHETSGEISGHNSHVIGSQDITMSDGEMTNQIESVRRLFVERTENYDIPQLERLYTRIMKGIFDIKHKGDIDGTKPSILRYLLKFAEGEANL encoded by the exons atgcaTAAGCGATCTGATGGGCCGGCTTCGGAGCCGGTACGGACGAGCGGAAGGGTGAGGAGACGGCCCACAGCGTACGGGCGAAGCATGTACTATTACAACACAAGCACCTCCAGCCTCATTCAAAAACGGAGAAATCGGAAGAACAAGACGAAGACCAGAACTGCGGCTTCTCATATTGCTAAGATAATGCGCCATGGCAGCCGTTCCCAAAGATCCACGCAACCCAGTACTCCTCCTGACTCCAATAACCATAAT GCAGAAGCATCCAATCTCCGACGCTCTACAAGGAAGagaaaggaaacaaagaatCGTGACCTTTACACAACAGATGACAGTTCTGGAAGTGAGGATTTAGATATAATG AAAGCTACAGGTAAATCTATGAAAAATCAGGTTCATAATAGTGCGTGTAAAGATGAGCCATCATCTCCCAAGCATAAAAAGATATTGGAGACTAGACAAACACCTCGTCGTGAAGGATTGCGCCCTCGTCGATTAAAGTCATCAAGAGAACAGTTGGTTTTGCGGTTTGATGATGAACAGGATACTTCAGAAGAGAAGATTGACCAAGAGGAAACTGAAAATGGGAATGACATAGAATACAATGAGGCAGATGATGGTCAAAATGAAGGTGACGGAGAAGATGTGGGTGATGGTGACGGTGacgatgatggtgatggtgatggtgatgaagatggtgatgatgaggagggtgaagaagaacaagacgGAAGAAGACGATACGATCTTCGAAATCGTGCAGATGTCCGTAAGCTAAGACCAAGATCTCCTCGAAGAGTGTTGCGTCAAGGAATGGGGACAAAGGTTGGTAGGGATGTGAGAAAGGGTGGATCACGAGTTCATAAGCGCCATCGTATGACAAGGACTGATGATTCTGATGACTCCCTTCTTGTGGACGAACTAGATCAAGGCCCTGCAATTCCCTGGGGCCGAGGTGGGAGCAGATCTGGACCACCGTGGCTTTTTGGGGGACTAGACACGCATGGAACAACAGCATGGGGGTTGAATGTTGCTGCGTCAGGTTGGGGTCATCAGGGTGATGCTTTTGCCACTTTAACTTCTGGAATTCAAACTGCGGGGCCGAGCTCAAAGGGAGGGGCAGACATACAACCATTGCAGGTTGATGAGAGTGTGAGTTTTGATGATATAGGGGGGCTTTCTGAATATATTGATGCTTTGAAGGAAATGGTTTTCTTTCCTCTATTATATCCAGATTTCTTTGCAAGTTATCATATTACCCCACCAAGGGGGGTTTTGTTATGTGGTCCTCCTGGGACTGGGAAAACATTGATTGCCAGAGCATTAGCCTGTGCTGCATCCAAGGCTGGCCAGAAAGTCAGCTTTTACATGCGGAAGGGTGCAGATGTGCTAAGCAAATGGGTGGGTGAGGCTGAAAGACAATTAAAACTACTTTTTGAGGAAGCTCAAAGAAATCAACCTTCAATAATATTCTTTGATGAAATAGATGGACTTGCTCCTGTAAGGTCCAGCAAACAAGAGCAAATTCATAATTCTATTGTGTCAACTTTGCTTGCTTTGATGGATGGTCTTGATTCCCGTGGACAAGTTGTTTTGATTGGAGCAACCAACCGGATTGATGCAATTGATGGAGCCCTCCGACGCCCTGGTAGATTTGACCGTGAATTCAACTTTCCTTTGCCAGGCTGTGAGGCACGCTCTGAAATTTTGGACATTCATACTCGAAAATGGAAGCATCCTCCTTCAAGGGAGCTAAAACTGGAACTTGCAGCTAGTTGTGTTGGATATTGTGGTGCTGATTTAAAAGCTCTTTGTACTGAAGCTGCCATTCGTGCTTTCCGTGAAAAATATCCTCAGGTTTACACAAGCGATGataaatttgtaattgatGTTGACTCAGTAAAGGTTGAAAAGTATCACTTTGTTGAAGCGATGTCAACAATTACTCCAGCTGCTCACAGAGGAGCGGTTGTGCACTCCAGGCCATTGTCCTTGGTAGTTGCACCATGCTTGCAAAGGCATCTTCGAAAATCCATGAACTATATATCCGATATTTTCCCTCCCCTTGCAGTGACATCACAGTTAACCAAGCTTGCTATGCTCTCCTCTGGCTCTGCAATTCCTCTTGTCTACAGGCCTCGGCTTCTGCTATGTGGCGGTGAAGGTTCTGGTCTG GATCATCTTGGCCCTGCTATTTTACACGAACTCGAGAAATTCCCTGTTCATTCTTTAGGACTTCCATCTCTTCTATCTGATCCTAGTGCAAAGACACCAGACGAGGCATTGGTACATATATTTGGTGAAGCAAGGAGAACAACCCCATCAATTCTCTATTTGCCTCAGCTCAATCTTTGGTGGGAGACA GCACATGAGCAGCTCCGAGCTGTTTTGCTGACGTTGCTAGAAGAATTACCATCAGACTTGCCAATATTACTGCTTGCGACATTGTCAGTCCCACCTGCTGAAGTTGATGCCACAGCTTCTTCAATATTTTCTGATCGTTCAGT CTATCAGTTGGGCAAACCATCTACTGAAGacagatttttgttttttgaccGTCTCATCGAAGCTGCTTTGTCAGTCTTGTTAGagggcataacaaaaaagcctCAAGAATCAGTATCTGTTCCTGAACTTCCCAAGGCTCCAAAAGTGGCAAGTGGTCCAAAGGTCTCGGAGTTAAAAGCCAAGGTAGAAGCTGAGCAGCATGCCCTTCGCCGATTGCGGATGTGCCTCAGAGATGTTTGCAATAG ACTTTTATATGATAAGAGGTTTGGTGCTTTCCACTATCCTGTGTCAGAGGAAGATGCTCCAAACTATCGCACAATCATTCAGAACCCTATTGATGTGGCTAAGCTGCTGCAGAATGTAGACTCTGGGCAGTATATTACATGTTCTTCATTCCTGCAAGATGTTGATCTTATAGTTTCCAACGCAAAG GCTTACAATGGAGATGATTATAATGGTGCTAGGATTGTTAGCAGAGCTCATGAGCTTCGAGACGCA GTACATGGGATGCTGTCACAAATGGACCCTGCACTAGTTGCATATTGTGACAAGATTGCAGCTGAAGGTGGTCCAGAACATATTCCAGATGGTTTAGGGGTATCTACTTTCCCCGTGATACCTGTTGTACAGCTGGGAACTGTCACTAGAGCAAGTGCTCGACTTCGTAATGTCCAGCTGGAGGTGCCTGTGGATCAAAATTATGAGGCTTGCAGACGGCCAAAGAGGAATGTCGAGCCCCAGCTGGAGGTGCCAGTGGATCAAAATTATGAGGCTTTGAAACAGCCAAAGAGGAATGTAGAGCCCCAGCTGGAGGTACATGTGGATGAAAATTATGAGGTTTTGAAATGGCCAAACAGGAATGTTGAGCCCGCACATGCAG CTTCAACTGCAGAGGACAAGTCATGGCTTCAGGATTCAATACTGTCCAAGTCATCGCAGGGACCTGAGACAAATGAAACTAATCCTGAAGTGCCAGAATCCTCCCATCAGCATGAAACTTCTGGAGAAATTTCTGGCCATAATTCTCATGTGATTGGATCCCAAGACATCACCATGTCAGATGGTGAGATGACAAACCAAATAGAGTCTGTTAGGCGACTTTTTGTGGAAAGGACTGAAAACTATGACATTCCACAGCTAGAGAGGCTTTATACTAGAATTATGAAGggcatttttgacatcaagcACAAAGGTGATATAGATGGCACCAAGCCTTCAATTTTGAGGTATTTATTGAAATTTGCGGAGGGTGAAGCAAATTTAtga